One window of the Thermus neutrinimicus genome contains the following:
- the soxC gene encoding sulfite dehydrogenase — MDRRKFFRLLGAGGVLGLLKAKAQTPPWDEETFAPMKTLGAPLSEYGQRSPFEEGVVRYISPNLRTRHSGADFAPLEKLEGVITPNGLHFERHHGGVPQVDPAKYRLVIHGMVERPMVFTLEDLKRFPSVTRTYFIECAGNGQNGYRNPPDPNLTATRSRGLASNASWTGVPLALLLKEAGVKPEAKWLIPEGMDAAAYTRSLPLEKAMEDVLVAYAQNGEALRPEQGYPVRLVVPGWEGSIQVKWLRRILVTDLPAMAKDETSEYTDVMADGRVWAFTWIMDPESIITYPSGLQQIKPGFHEIRGLAWSGYGRITKVEISFDEGKTWRQATLEPPVERYAFVRFKMPWHWDGKEVVLWSRAWDEKGNTQPTREEFFKKWGKNNRYHYNAIQAWRILPDGRVVNGDRPLGQQAFGPMGGCGGEVFDG, encoded by the coding sequence ATGGACCGAAGGAAGTTCTTCCGGCTTTTGGGCGCAGGGGGCGTATTGGGGCTTCTTAAGGCCAAAGCCCAGACGCCTCCCTGGGATGAGGAGACCTTTGCCCCCATGAAGACCCTGGGGGCCCCCCTTTCCGAGTACGGCCAAAGGAGCCCCTTTGAGGAAGGGGTGGTGCGCTACATCTCCCCCAACCTGCGCACCCGCCACTCTGGGGCGGACTTTGCCCCCTTGGAGAAGCTGGAGGGGGTGATCACCCCCAACGGCCTCCACTTTGAGCGGCACCATGGCGGCGTGCCCCAGGTGGACCCGGCCAAGTACCGCCTGGTGATCCACGGGATGGTGGAAAGGCCTATGGTCTTCACCTTGGAGGACCTAAAGCGCTTCCCCTCCGTGACCCGCACCTACTTCATCGAGTGTGCTGGGAACGGGCAAAACGGCTACCGTAACCCCCCCGACCCCAACCTCACCGCCACCCGGAGCCGGGGCCTGGCCTCCAACGCCAGCTGGACCGGGGTTCCCTTGGCCTTGCTCCTCAAGGAGGCGGGGGTGAAGCCGGAGGCCAAGTGGCTGATCCCTGAGGGCATGGATGCCGCCGCCTACACCCGTTCCTTGCCCCTGGAAAAGGCCATGGAGGACGTGCTGGTGGCGTATGCCCAAAACGGGGAGGCCTTGCGTCCTGAGCAGGGCTACCCGGTGCGCCTGGTGGTGCCCGGATGGGAGGGAAGCATCCAGGTGAAGTGGTTAAGGCGCATCCTGGTCACCGACCTCCCCGCCATGGCCAAGGACGAGACCAGCGAGTACACCGACGTGATGGCCGACGGCAGGGTCTGGGCCTTCACCTGGATCATGGACCCGGAGTCCATCATCACCTACCCCTCCGGCTTGCAGCAGATCAAGCCGGGCTTCCACGAGATCCGCGGCCTGGCCTGGAGCGGGTATGGGCGCATCACCAAGGTGGAGATCTCCTTTGACGAGGGTAAGACCTGGCGGCAGGCCACCTTGGAACCCCCGGTGGAGCGCTACGCCTTCGTGCGCTTCAAGATGCCCTGGCACTGGGACGGTAAGGAGGTGGTGCTTTGGAGCCGGGCCTGGGACGAGAAGGGGAATACCCAGCCCACCCGGGAGGAGTTCTTCAAGAAGTGGGGCAAGAACAACCGCTACCACTACAACGCCATCCAGGCCTGGCGGATCCTGCCCGACGGCCGGGTGGTGAACGGGGATAGGCCCCTGGGCCAGCAGGCCTTTGGGCCCATGGGCGGATGCGGCGGGGAGGTGTTTGATGGTTAA
- a CDS encoding c-type cytochrome, whose amino-acid sequence MVKRTLVLLALLGLAVGARYNLGSPISEELVVQYDLRPVVLPDGRGLPPGEGKVEEGERIYAEKCASCHGARGEGYPFNRLVAEPFPITPDTEPAEFAIGNYWQYATTLYDYIRRAMPFGAAGTLTNEEVYHLVAFLLYMNGIIDAHEPINQKTLPQVKMPARELLELDPETKRRFPWLTLP is encoded by the coding sequence ATGGTTAAGCGCACCCTGGTTCTCTTAGCCCTTCTGGGGCTGGCGGTGGGGGCCCGGTACAACCTGGGTAGCCCCATCTCCGAGGAGCTGGTGGTCCAGTACGACCTTAGGCCCGTGGTCCTCCCCGATGGCCGGGGACTTCCCCCGGGGGAAGGCAAGGTGGAGGAAGGGGAGCGCATCTACGCGGAGAAGTGCGCCTCCTGCCACGGGGCCCGGGGGGAGGGGTACCCCTTCAACCGGCTGGTGGCGGAGCCCTTCCCCATCACGCCAGATACCGAGCCCGCGGAGTTTGCCATTGGCAACTACTGGCAGTATGCCACTACCCTTTACGATTACATCCGCCGGGCCATGCCCTTTGGGGCCGCAGGTACGCTCACCAACGAAGAGGTCTATCACCTGGTGGCCTTCCTCCTCTACATGAACGGCATCATCGATGCCCACGAGCCCATCAACCAGAAGACCCTGCCCCAGGTGAAGATGCCGGCACGGGAGCTTCTGGAGCTAGATCCTGAGACCAAACGCCGCTTCCCCTGGCTCACCTTGCCCTAG
- the ccdA gene encoding cytochrome c biogenesis CcdA family protein codes for MSVSLAAAFFAGVLSFLSPCVLPLVPTYLVYLGGERGRPLFNALFFVLGFGLVFFLLGLPFTLLGGLLFEHRQTLARVGGVVLILLGLYMLGLRPRWGVSLRYEGETARPLGAFLLGATLALGWTPCIGPILGAILTLTAVGGGVGFLLAYILGLAVPFLLVALFAERLKGWLRRAGRLSHYVELLAGVVLLLVGVLLLTGTYSALNSFFLRITPEWLQKYL; via the coding sequence ATGAGCGTCTCCTTGGCGGCGGCCTTCTTTGCGGGGGTGCTCTCCTTTCTCTCCCCTTGCGTCTTGCCCCTGGTGCCCACCTACCTGGTCTACCTGGGGGGGGAGAGGGGGCGCCCCCTTTTCAACGCTCTCTTCTTCGTGCTGGGTTTTGGCCTGGTGTTCTTCCTCTTGGGCCTGCCTTTTACCCTTCTGGGTGGGCTCCTTTTTGAGCACCGACAGACCTTAGCCCGGGTGGGAGGGGTGGTCCTAATCCTCCTTGGGCTCTACATGCTGGGCCTGAGGCCCCGGTGGGGGGTGAGCCTGCGCTACGAGGGGGAGACGGCACGTCCCTTGGGGGCTTTTCTCCTGGGGGCTACCTTGGCTCTGGGCTGGACCCCTTGCATCGGGCCCATCCTGGGAGCCATCCTCACCCTCACGGCGGTGGGGGGTGGGGTGGGGTTTCTTTTGGCCTATATCCTGGGCCTGGCGGTGCCCTTTTTGCTGGTGGCCCTTTTTGCCGAGCGGCTTAAGGGTTGGCTGAGGCGGGCCGGGCGGCTATCCCACTACGTGGAGTTGCTGGCAGGGGTGGTGCTCCTCCTGGTGGGGGTTTTGCTTCTCACCGGGACCTACAGCGCCTTGAACTCCTTCTTCCTCCGGATTACCCCGGAGTGGTTGCAGAAGTACCTGTAG
- a CDS encoding ABC transporter ATP-binding protein: MLLRLQGISKRFGRDWVVRDLSFTLERGEVVALLGPNGSGKTTLLRLMAGLLKPTRGQVERAGKALFLPNPPAFHRHLTAREHLLYDLAFHHQGQEPEEALDRFGLPGDLPLYAFSSGMKKRLALARLTLLFPDIWLLDEPETALDKGGRELLLATLAEARKGAGVVLATHDRTLAEQVADRTLELGGA, encoded by the coding sequence ATGCTGCTTCGCTTGCAGGGGATCTCCAAGCGCTTTGGCCGGGACTGGGTGGTCCGGGACCTTTCCTTCACCTTGGAGCGAGGGGAGGTGGTGGCCCTCTTGGGGCCCAACGGCTCGGGGAAGACCACTCTTTTGCGCCTCATGGCCGGGCTTCTCAAGCCCACCCGGGGGCAGGTGGAGCGGGCGGGCAAGGCCCTGTTCCTGCCCAACCCCCCGGCCTTTCATCGCCACCTTACCGCCCGGGAGCACCTCCTTTACGACCTGGCCTTCCACCACCAAGGCCAAGAACCTGAAGAAGCCCTGGACCGCTTTGGCCTGCCCGGGGACCTTCCCCTTTACGCCTTTTCCAGCGGCATGAAGAAGAGGCTCGCCTTGGCCCGGCTTACCCTTTTGTTCCCCGACATCTGGCTGCTGGACGAACCCGAGACCGCCTTGGACAAAGGGGGAAGGGAGCTCCTTCTCGCCACCTTGGCCGAGGCCCGGAAGGGGGCGGGGGTGGTGCTGGCCACCCACGACCGTACCCTGGCCGAGCAGGTGGCGGACCGCACCCTGGAGCTGGGGGGAGCATGA
- a CDS encoding heme exporter protein CcmB, with protein sequence MKLPVEGWPQAAGQGRVGVVRRVVLLALRDLRLEVRDRAGLLSILAFFAVMLFIMALALGPEEDPLRRAAPGVLWVALAFGSTLLSTRAFALEVEEGTLDDLLLTPGGKEWIYFGKLLFQMLLLLPLAALALLMAAGLFYLPLERILPLFLTLALGVLGYASVATFYAGLLARLRGREVLLPLLLFSLVVPVVLASVRATTGLAEGLPLAEISAWWQLLLVFDVVYLTASALLFPVVMEG encoded by the coding sequence ATGAAGCTTCCCGTGGAAGGGTGGCCCCAGGCGGCCGGGCAGGGTAGGGTGGGGGTGGTGCGCCGGGTGGTTTTGCTGGCCTTAAGGGACCTGCGCCTCGAGGTGCGGGACCGGGCGGGGCTTCTCTCCATCCTGGCCTTTTTTGCGGTGATGCTCTTCATCATGGCCCTGGCCCTGGGGCCGGAGGAGGACCCCTTGCGCCGGGCCGCCCCGGGGGTCCTTTGGGTGGCCTTGGCCTTTGGGAGCACGCTCCTGTCCACCCGGGCCTTTGCCCTCGAGGTGGAGGAGGGCACCTTGGACGACCTCCTCCTGACCCCGGGGGGCAAGGAGTGGATCTACTTCGGCAAGCTTCTTTTCCAGATGCTCCTCCTCCTCCCCCTGGCCGCCCTGGCCCTCTTGATGGCGGCGGGCCTCTTTTACCTGCCCTTGGAGCGCATCCTTCCCCTCTTCCTGACCCTGGCCCTGGGGGTCTTGGGCTACGCCAGCGTGGCCACCTTTTACGCCGGCCTCCTGGCCCGGCTTAGGGGGCGGGAGGTGCTTTTGCCCCTTCTCCTTTTCTCCTTGGTGGTGCCCGTGGTCCTGGCCTCGGTGCGGGCCACCACCGGCTTGGCGGAGGGGTTGCCTTTGGCGGAGATCTCCGCCTGGTGGCAACTCCTTTTGGTGTTTGATGTGGTCTACCTCACCGCCAGCGCCCTCCTTTTCCCGGTGGTGATGGAAGGTTAG